From Micromonospora echinospora:
CGTCCGTTCGGGCCAGTGGGCGTGAGCCGGGGGTACCGATATCGGTTGACGAACGTGTAGCTGGCCGACGGGTCGGCGACTAGGATGCGAGGTGGTGATGCCGGGGTGAGGCACCGCGGCGACGACGCGTCCCCGGGGAGGTCCGCCGCCATGACCGTCGGAGTCTGGAACTACCTGGCCGAGTACGCCAGCGAGCGCGAGGACGTCCTCGGCGCCGTGGAACAGGTCTTCTCCTCCGGCCGCCTGGTGCTCGGCGAGAGCGTGCGCGGCTTCGAGCGGGAGTTCGCCGCCTACCACGGCGTACCGCACTGCGTCGGGGTGGCCAACGGCACCGACGCCATCTCGCTGGCCCTGTGGGCGCTGGGCGTACGCCCCGGCGACGAGGTGGTCACCGTCGCCAACACGGCCGCCCCGACAGTGCTCGCCATCGACGCGGTGGGCGCGGTGCCGGTCTTCGTGGACGTGGACGAGGCGACCTGCCTGATGCGCGTCGACCAGGTCGCAGACGCGATCACGGCGCGTACCCGGGTGCTGCTCCCGGTGCACCTCTACGGGCAGTGCGTCGAGATGGCTTCGCTGCGGGCGCTCGCCGCCGAGCACGGCCTCGCGGTGCTGGAGGACTGCGCGCAGGCGCACGGCGCGAGCCACCACGGCCGCGTGGCCGGGTCGCTCGGTGACGCCGCCGCCTTCTCGTTCTACCCGACCAAGGTGCTCGGCGCGTACGGCGACGGCGGCGCGACGATCACCGCCGACCCGGACGTGGAGCGGCGCCTGCGCCGGCTGCGGTACTACGGGATGGAGGACCGCTACTACGTCGAGGAGACGCCCGGGCGCAACAGCCGCCTGGACGAGGTGCAGGCGGAGATCCTGCGCCGCAAGCTGCGGCGGCTGGACCGCTACGTCGCCGCCCGGCGCGAGATCGCCCGCCGCTACGACGAAGGGCTGGCCGGCACCGGCCTGGTCCTGCCGGTCACCGCGTCCGGCAACGAGCACGTTTACTACCTGTACGTGGTACGGCACCCGCGGCGCGACGAGATCCTGGCGGAGTTGCGCCCGCACGGCATCGAGCTGAACGTCAGCTACCGCTGGCCGGTGCACACCATGCGCGGCTTCGCCCACCTCGGCTACTCCGACGGGTCGCTCCCGGTCACCGAACGGCTGGCCGAGGAGATCTTCTCGCTGCCGATGTACCCGTCCCTGGACGCGGACACCCAGGCCCGGGTGATCGACGCGCTGCGCAAGGTCCTGCGGGCCGGCTGAGGCTCCACGCCGGACACCGCAAGAATTGAGAATTATATAGCAAACTCCGCTCCCGCGGATCTACCATCTCGACATGGAGCCTTCCACTTTCAGCACCCCGGTCGGCGACTTCGCCGACCTCCGTGACGACTTCCTGCGGCTCACCACCGAGATCGGCTGGTGCACGGTCGCCACTGTGGACGGACACGACCGGCCGCGCAGCCGGATCATGCACGTCTCCTGGGAGGTCGGCGACGCCGGCCCGACCGGATGGGTCAGCACCTCCCGCACCCCGGTCAAGACCGCCCACCTCGCTCGCAACCCGTACGTCTCGTGCAGCTACTGGACACCCGCGCACGACGCCGTCTTCGTCGACTGCCGCGCCACCTGGCTGGAGCCGGGCGACACCAAGCGCCACGTCTGGGACCTGGTCGCCGCCGAGGCGACCCAGCGCGGCTTCGACCCGTACGCGGTCTGGCCCGACGGCCCCACCGACGCCGGCTTCGAGGTGCTCCAGTTCGACCCCTGGCGGGTCCAGATCACCCTTCAGGACCTGGCCAACGGCCAGACCATCGGTTCGTCGCGGGTCTGGCACGCCGCCGGACGGCCCGCGTCCACCGGCGCGCTGCTCTCCCGCTGATCCCGACCGGGCCGCCGTCGCACCCGGGCCGGCCCGTCACCGCCGACGCGGCGAGCCGCGCGGCCCGACACCGAGGGAACGCACCATGACCAGCACCCTGCGCACACCCGCGTCGGCGCCCGGCCGCCTGCCCGTGCTCGGGCACGGCCTGCAGATGAAACGACGACCCGCCGAATTCCTGCTCGAACTCCAGTCCGGCGAGCCGGTCGTCACCATCGCGCTCGGCAAGCGCCCGGCGTACGTGGTGAACGACCCGACCCTGATGCGCGAGCTGCTCCGCGACGGCGACACCTTCGTCCGGGGCGGGCCGATGACCGACCGCTTCCGGTCCATGTTCGGCAACGGCCTGGGCATCTCCGAGGGCGAGTTCCACCGCCGGCAGCGGGCGCTGATCCAGCCCGCCTTCCATCGCAACAAGGTCATCCACTACACGGAGCTGATGAGCCGGACGGTCGCCGGCAAGCTCGACTCCTGGCGCGACGGCCAGCGCCTCGCGGTCGAGAAGGAGATGGACGAGCTGGCCCTCACCAACGTCGTCGAGGTCGTCTTCGCCGGTGACCGGCGCCTCGACCGCGCCCGGTTCATGGCCGCGACCACCACCGTCCTGGGCGGACTGTTCCGCCGGATCACCGACGTGACGGGCGTGCTGACCCGCCTGCCCACCCAGGCCAACCGCGACTACGACGCCGCGGCCGAGTACCTGCGGGCCACCATCCGCCGGGTCATCGCCGAGTACCGCGCGGCCGGCACCGACCACGGCGACCTGCTGTCGATGATGCTCTTCGCCCGCGACGAGGACGGCCGGCCCGCGATGAGCGACGAGCAGGTCCACGACGAGGTGATGACGTTCTTCATCGCCGGCAGCAACACCATCGCCAACACGCTCTGCTGGGCGCTGCACCACGTCGGCGCGGACGCCGGCGTGCAGCGGCGGCTGCACGCCGAGGTCGACCGGGTGCTCGACGGACGGGCCGCCGGCTATGCCGACGTGGCGGCGCTGGAGTACACCCGCCAGGTGCTCTCCGAGACGCTGCGGCTGCGCACCCAGGGCCTGTTCAACAACCGGGTCACCGCCCGCGACGCCGAACTGGGCGGCTACCTGATCCCGGCCGGCTCGGACGTGCTCTACAGCTTCCACGCCGTACACCACAACCCGCTGATCTATCCGGAGCCCGAGCGCTTCGACCCGGACCGGTGGCTGCCGGAGCGGGCCCGGGGGCTGCCGCGCGGCGCCTTCATGCCGTTCGCCACCGGCGTGCACGGGTGCATCGGCGACCAGTTCGCCTGGACCGAGATGATCGTCTCGCTGGCCAGCATCGCCGCCCGCTGGCGGCTGGAGCCGGTGCCGGGCCACGAGCCGAAGCCCGTGCCGGCCATGACCATGCCCGTCGACGCGTTGCCGATGACCGCGCGCCTGCGTACCCGCTGACCGGCGGACGCTCGGCCGCCGGCCCACAACGGACCGGCGGCCGGGCGTCCGGTCGCCTAGAGCTCCCCGGCGATCACATTGCCCGGCGCGTCCGGGTCGGCGCTCAGGTAGAACTCGTGCGCCGCCCGGCCGTACTCCTCGCTGGTGAGGTAGCCGTCCCGGTCGGTGTCGAGCCGGTCGAAGATCCGCTGGGTCTCCTCCGACCGCATGCCGCTCTTGCTCTGCGCCGCGAACATCTCCGCGTGGTTGATGCGCCCGTCCCGGTCCGCGTCGGCCACGTCGAAGACGGCCAGGCTGAACGGCACCGCCGCGTTCGTCACGAACTCCGGGAACTCCGGCTTGTCGGCCCACGCCACCCACTCGGCGACCGTCACCCGCTTCTCGCCGTCCGGCCCGTCGCTGCCGCGCATCCCGCGCCACATCCGGGCCGCCGCGCCGTGGATACGCCGCCAGCCCGGCGAGTACGGCGCGACGCCGTACGTGTCGCACCAGATCTGGGCCATCGCGGTGATGTCCAGCCCGTCGATGACGCCGTCACCGTCGGCGTCGTACGAGGCGAAGACCTTCTCCAGCTTCCGGCGTTGCAGTTCGGTGGTCATCTCGGTCCTTCCGTCGTGATGGATGGGGGTCGGTGCGGGGCGACCGCGCGTACGGTGAGCGCGGTCGAGGTCAGGTCGACCAGCCCGTCCGGGCCCAGGCGCCCCCGCGCGGCGGCGGCCACCTCCGCCCAGAGCGCGTCCCGCCCGGCCGGGTCGAGCGCGTCGACCCGGCGGCGTACCGGAGGCGGGGCCACCGCCCGGGTGAACCGCGCGTACTCGGCCGGGTCGTGGAACCGGAACGGGACCGGGTACTCCTCGACCGTCACGTCACGCAGGCCGGCGTCGGTCAGCCCGGCCGCCAGCGCCTGCGGATCGCAGAGGCGGTACGGGCCGGGGGCGTCCGGTGGCCCGGACGGCAGGTCCAGCCGTCGCGCGAGCACGCCGTACCCGAGCGACATCAGCGGCACCCGCGGCGGTGGCGCCCACACCGCCGCGGCGAGCACGCCGCCCGGGACGAGGAGCCGGGCGATCCGGCGGAACGCGGCGTCCGGGTCGACGGCGAACATCAGGCCGAGCCGGCTGAGCACCACGTCGAAGGCGTGCGGCGGCAGCTCCACCGTCTCCAGGTCGGCGACGAGGAAGTTGACGTTGCGGCGGCCCTCGGCGCGGCGGCGGGCCACGGCGAGCATGGCGGGGGAGAGGTCGACACCGGTGACCGTGCCGGCCGGGCCGACCACGTCGGCGGCGCTGAGCCCCGGCTCCCCCGGACCGGTCGCGACGTCCAGGACGCGATGCCCCGGCCGTACGCCACCCAGGGCCAGCAGCCGCGCGGTGAGCGCCGCGCCGCCCCGCTCGAAGGTCTCCCACTCGCGGGTCCAGCCGTCGCTGACGGCGTCCCAGGTCCGCCGCTGTTCGGCCTTCACGGCGGCGGCATCTGTCGATACGGACATCGCTCCTCCTCCTGTGGTCCGTCAGGTCACCCGCCCGGCCGGGCCGGTTCGCGATCGGCGGGCCGCTCGTCGGCGTCCTCCGGTTCCCGCAGCACCCAGGCCCGCCGTCGCCCGCCCGGCCCGGGACCGGCCGGCGACCCGGGCGGGCCGTCGACGGCGGGCCGGTCACGCCGTCCACGCGCCATCAGCACGAGCAGGACCGCTCCGGTCACCACCGGCGCCAGCAACAGGGCCAGTCCGGCCGCTCCGCCCGTACCCCCGTGGTGGCTGCCCCCGGCGGGCCCGTCCGGCGGCGCGGTGACCGGCGGGGACACGGCCGGGGCCGCCCGCGGCGGGGCGACGAGCCCGGCGGCGACGGTGAAGGGGACCACGCCGGTGGCGGTCTGCCCGGTGGCGAGCTGGGCGTGGTAGCCGACCCGGTAGCGCCCGTCACCCGCGACCGTGACCGGCAGCTCGACGCCGTTGCCGCGATACCGGGGCGCGCCCGTCGCGGCGAACGCCCCGCCCGGACCGACCAGCCAGACATGGGTCCGCTCGCCGTCGAGCGGACCGTTGAAGGTGAGCGTCACCGCCGCCGGCGCCGTGGTCAGCCGGGCGCCGGCCGGCGGGTCGGTGCTCACCAACCGCGCCGGCCGCAGCTGCGCCGCCAGGGTCAGCCCGGCCAGGCCGAGCGCGAGCAGCGTGAGCAGTCCCGCCGCCAGCCACCTCAGCCCCGGCCCGCGCCTCACCGGACTTCGGCCACCCGGCGGCAACTGCACCGCATCCGGGCCAGCTCGTCGGCGAGCGGCGTGCGGTGCAGGTACATCGCCACCACCATCGGCAGGAACACCACCGCGTTGTAGAACAGGTGCAGCTCCACCCGGGGCGCCACCAGTTGCAGCAGGCTCGTCGGCACCGGCTGCCCGGCCAGGTTGCTGCCGGTGAGCGACTGCACCAGCAGCAGCAGGTGCTCCAGGTGGTGCCACACCTGGATCAGCAGCGCCGCCGTCCACCAGGTCCGGGCGCGGCCGACGAAGCCGCCGCGCAGCATCCAGAAACCGGCGAGCATGACGAGCGCGTACCCGTAGTGCAGCCACTCGCTCTCCACGAGCCACGGGAACGGCATGCCGAGCACGCCCCGGGCCTCCGGCCGGGACCAGCCGAACACCCAGATCTGGGCGGCCTGCACCAGGTGCTCGGCCCAGTGTGCGATGACGACGACGAGGAAGATCTGCAGGGCCGCCCGGTGCCGGCTGCCGTTCAGATCGAGCCCCGAAGCGCCGGCGTCGCGCTTCTCCGACAGGGTCACTGCGCCTCCTTCAAAAGCGGTTGGATGTGCCGGCGGCCGGCGGCCGGGTGGGGTTTCCCGTACCTGTCGAACCGGCCCCGCCGGAAGATCAGGGCGTCGCTGTCGGCGGCCGTGCGCGCGGCGACCAACCGGCCCACCACGATCACGTGGTCGCCGCCGTCGTGGCAGCGCCACGGCCGGCACTCCAGCCAGGCCAGCGCCCCGTGCAGCAGCGGCGCGCCGGTCTGCTCGCCCGGCGACCAGCCGACAGTGGTGAACTGCGCGCGCCCGGGCCGCCGGCGCCGGTCGGCGAAGTGCCGGGCCAGGTGTTCCTGACCGGCCGCCAGGACGGAGATGCCGAACCCGTCCGCGTCGGCCAGGCAGGCGGACATCAGGCTGTCGCGGCTCACGCAGAGCAGCACCAGCGGCGGGTCCAGCGAGACCGAGGTGAACGAGTTCGCGGTCATCCCGTGCGGCAGCGGACCACCCACCGTCAGCACCGTCACGCCGGTGACGAACTCGCCGAGCACCGCACGCAGCGCCGCGGCGGCCGGCGGCGCGCCCACGGCCCGCTCAGGCACGACCGGACACCCCCTCGGCCGCCCGGTACGGCGCCAGTGCCCGCACCAGCGGCGGCGGCACGCGGGTCGGCACCACCTGCCCGGCGACCTCCCGCATGCAGGCGATCCGCTGGTGGCCACGGGCCACCGGGACCAGCCCGCCCGTGCCGTCACGCAGGTAGTCGAAGGCCAGGCCGAGCTGCGTCTGGGTCAGCTCGGTCAGGCTCATCCGGATGCGCAGCTCGTCGAAGGCGTCGAGCTCGGCGAGGTACTCGCAGTCCACCCGCAGCGTGAACAGCTTCAACCCGGCGCGCAGGTCGTCTACCACCGCCGGGGCGTGCTCGCGCAGGAACATCTCCCGGCAGCGGCCCTGCCAACGCAGGTAGTTGACGTAGTAGACGTTGCCGACGAGGTTCGTCTCCTCGAACCCGACCACGTGGCGGTACTCGTACCAGGCGGACACGTCACACCCCCGTCGCGGTGAGGACGGCGACGACCACCGGTTGTGGCTCGCCGATGAGACGGACCGGGCCGGTGGCCACCGTGACCCGGCCGCTGCGCACCAGCACCCACTCGCCGTCGGCGCCGGCCACTGTCAGCGGGGCGTCCACCGGCAGCCCCGCCTTGACCAGGCACTCCTTGGCGCACCAGACCCGGGTGGCGGCGACGTCGGGGTCCTCGCCGAGGTCGGCGGCGACCTGCCCGGCCAGCCCGGCGTGCCGGCCGAGCAGGTCGGCCCAGACCTCGGCGGGCCGGGGCCGGACCACCTCCAGGTCGCAGGCGAGCGGCCCGGCGCCGGCCACCAGCAGGCTGGCGACGTCGCTGTGGGCGGCGGAGACGTGCCGGCCGTTGACCTCCTCGGGCCGCCCGTCCGGCCGGTAGCGCAGCCGCACCGGCCGTCCCACGGCCCGCCCGACGGCGGTGGCGGTGACCTCCCGGCGTGCCCCGCCGGTCCCGTCCGGACGCGGCTCCACCACCACCGCCAGGTCGGCGTCGAGCAGCCGGCCGAGCCGCCGCTCCAGCGCCGGTCCGAGCAGCGCCGGCGGCCACGGCAGGGCGGCCGGGCGGTGACGCACCGCGCGCAGGCGCAGACCGAGCCAGCGTTCCACCACCACCCCGGCCGCGCCGAGGACCGTCACGTCGTACCGGTAGGTGTCGTCGCGGTGCTCCCGCTCCACCGCCACGAAGCGGACCTGCTCGGTGGCGGCGAGCTTCGGTCCCGCCGGCTCCACCCGGTCCACCGCGACCGGCAGCAGCGTCGCGTCCGGCACGCAGACCTGGATGCCGTGCAGGAAGGCGTCCCGCGCGCCCGCGTCGCCGAGCAGCAGCCGCTGCGGCAGGAACGCGTGGAACCAGCGCAGATCCTCGGTGGTGGCGACGTCCGCCTCGGCCCGCCGGGACGCGACCCGGTGGTAGCGCACCAGCCGGCGGAACCGGTCGCCCTGGAAGAGCAGGTCGCCGTAGAGGTCCCGGCCCGGCTGCAGCGGCACCGGCGGCAGCCCGCCGGTCACGCCCGGCGCCTCCCGGTCGCCCTCGTCCGGCTCGAAGCGGACGGTGCCCCGGAAGTGGTCGACCGCGAAGCCCGTCTCGTCGCTGCGGATCGCCACCTCCACCACGCCCGCCTCGGCCTGCACCGCAGCGATCCGGACGGTGGTGCGCCCGCCGCGGGCCACCACCACGGGCCGGGAAAAGCTGACGCCGGTCAGCACCGGCACACCGGTGGCGCCGCTGAGCGCGGTGGCCACCTGCGCCATCGCCTCCATGCCGAGCACGGCGGGCAGCAGGAGGTTGCCGTCGAGGTCGTGCTCGGCGAGGTACGGGTCGCTCTCGGCCGACAGGTCCGCCTCGACCACCAGCTCCACGCCGTCGTACTGCACCAGCGGGCGTTCCAGGAAACGCAGCAGCGGCAGCTCGCGCCGCTCGTGGCGCAGCGTGTCCAGCCCGTCGGTACGGCCGGTGACCACCACCGAGGCGGGCAGCCGGGGCAGCGTCAGCACCTGGCGCAGCAGCCGGACGCCCTCGTCCGGCGGGATCGGGGTGATCCCGGCGCGCAGCAGCGACTCGACAGCGGAGAGCCGCTCGCCCATGCCGACGCCGGACCAGACCGACCACTCCAGACAGACCGCGCGGCATCCGGGGGAGCGTCGGCCGGCCTCGGCGGTCAGCCGGGCCAGCCAGTCGTTCGCCAGCGCGTAGTGCGCCTCCCCGGGCAGGCCGCCGCGCCCGATCACGCTGCCGAACGTCACCAGCAGCCTCAGTTCGTCCGGCTCGACCGCGGCGAGGACGTTCGCCAGGCCGTCCACCTTCGGCGCGAGCGTGGCGCGCAGGGTGTCCGGGTCCAGCGCGCCGAGGGCGGCCGGCCGGTTGACCCCGGCGCCGTGCAGGACCCCGGCGACCGGACCCAGGTGCTCGCGTACCTCCGCCACGGCGGCGAGTACCGCCTTCGGGTCGGTGACGTCGGCGCGGACGTACCGCGACCGCACCCCCGCCTCCCGCATCCGGGTCAGGTTCGCGGCCAGCTCCGGGTCCGCGGCCGGGTCGGCCCGGCCCAGCAGCGCCAGCCGGGCGCCGGTGTCCCGGGCCAGCGCGAGCGCGCACTCGGCGGTGATGCCCTTCCCGCCGCCGGTCACCAGCAGCACGTCGTCCGGGCGCAGCGGCGGACCGGCCGGCCCCTCGCGTACCGGGCCGGGTGGCGGCAGCGGCCGGAGCAGGGGGACGCGCCGCGTGCCCTCCGCGCCGAGGTGGCACTCGGCGTACCCGTCGGTGGCGGCCACCTCGCGTACCACCCGGTGCACCAGGTCGTCGGCGGGAGCCGCCTCGACGAGCGTCACGTGCAGGCCCGCGCCCTCCAGCCGGGCGGTACGGGCCAGCCCGGCGACGCCCCGGCCGTGCTGGACGACCACCAGGCGGCTGCCCGGCGGCTGGGCCACCGCGGCCTGGACGGCGCGCAGCGCGAGGTCCAGGTCCACCTCGTCGTCCGGGCAGAGCAGCACGCCGCCGCCGACGCCCGCACCGGCGAGCGCGTCGCGCAGCGCCCCCGCGTACCGGTGGCCGGCCGGCGCGTACAGCTGCCAGCCGCCCGGTCCGGTGGGACCGGCGGTGATCCGCTCCACCGGTTCCTCGGCCAGCTCGACGGTGAAGCCGCGCACCCACGGGGCGACGCCGTCCACCCGCCGGTCGGCGGGCGCGGCGGCCGGGTCCAGCTCCCGCAGCGCGTCGGCGATCTCCCGCAGCGTGGCGGTGGCGAAGTTCGTCGGGGCCTGCACCGCCGGCAGGCCGAGTTCCCGGGCGGCCTCGTTGACCAGCTGTCCCACCGCGATCGAGCTGAGGTGCAGGCCGTCGAGGAGCCGGGTGTCCGCGCCGACGCTCTCGGCCGGCAGCTCCGCGCGGGACGCGGCGAGCCGGCGCAGCACGGCCAGCGGATCGGCGGCGGGGCCGGCCGGCGCCGTCGCGTCGCCGGTCGCGGGCCGCTCGGCGTCGCCGGCCGCCGGGGTCGTCTCGTCCCCGGCCGCGGACGCCGCCGCCACGACCGCCGCCGGCGCGGCTTCGCACGGGTTGGCGAAGAAGCGCCGCCGCGCGGCCAGGTCGAGCGGACGGATCGGACGGTCACTGACCAGCGCGGCGTGGTCGACGGGCACGCCCAGCGTCCAGAGCGCGCCGACAGTGCCGAGGAACCCGGCGAGCGTCGGCGCGTCGGTGCCGGTGGCGAACACCGGCACGTCGACCAGTTCCCGGGCCATCCGGGCGAGCACCTGGCCGGGACCGACCTCGACCAGCGCGTCCACCCGCTTGCCGGCCTCGGTGACCGCGGCGGCGAAGCGCACCGGGTCGGTGATCTGCCGGCGCAGCAACGCCGCCAGGTCCGTGCCGGAGGGCAGTTCCGCGCCGGTGACCGTGGAGACCACCGGCCGGCGCGGCGGGGCGAGCCGGACCCCTTCCAGCCAGTCGCCGAACTCGCGGGCGGCCGACGCCATCAGCGGGGAGTGGAACGCGTGCGAGACGGCCAGGTCCGCCCAGTGCACACCGGCCTCGGTGGCCCGCTCGCACACCCGCCGGACCGCGTCGGACGGGCCGGCGACCACCGTCTGCCGCGGCCCGTTGTAACCGGCCACCACCACCGGTTCCGTGCCGATGAGCCGGGCGGTGGCGGTGTCGTCGGCGGCGATGCCGGCCATCGTGCCCGGTTCCCGGCAGCCGGCCATGACGGCGCCGCGTGCCGCGGCGATCCGCAGCAGCGCCTCCGCGTCGACGGTTCCGGCCCAGTGCAGCGCGGTGATCTCGCCGAGGCTGTGCCCGACGGCCACCCGTGCCTCGACGCCCAGTTCGGTGAGCACCCGCAGTCCGGCGAGGGAACCCGCGGCGATCCGCGGCTGGGCCACCTCGGTGGCCACCGGGTCCGCGTCGGCCGGCAGCGCCGCCAGGCGGTGCACCTCGGCGGCGGCCGGGAAGCGCCGGGCCAGCGCGCCTCCGTCGACGCTGCGGCCGGAGCCCTGGCCGGGGAAGAGGAACCCGAGCCGGGCCGGCCGCAGCGTGCGCCGCAGCGCCAGCCCGTCGGCGAACAGTTCCTCCTCGCCCCGGTCGAGCTCCGCCAGGGCACGCTCGAACCGGTCGACCGCCTCCGCGGGGGAGGCGGCGACCACCGCCAGGCGCGTCGGCCGGCCGCGTACCTCACCGGCCAGCGCGCCGGCGAGGTCGGTCAGCTCGCCGTACGACAGCCGGGCCAGCGGGGGCAGCAGCGCGGCCACCCGTTCCCGCAGCGCCGCCGGGTCGGCCGCGTCGAGCAGCAGCAGTTCGGCGTCCTGGGTGTGCCGGGCCAGCCGGAGCTGCTGCCGCCGGATCCGCTCCGGTACGGCGGACGGGCCGGCCTCCAGCACCAGGTGGGTGTTGATCCCGCCGAAGCCCATCGCGGTGACCCCGGCGCGCAGCGGCGCACCGTCCGGCCAGGGCTCGGCCACCGGCGCGGCGCGCAGCGTACGGTCCGCGGCGGTCAGCTCCGCGCGGGGACGGGCGCACCCGGCGGTGGGCGGGACGATCGCGTGCCGCAACGCCATGGTCGCCTTGATCAGCCCGGCCACGCCGGCGGCGGCCTTGGTGTGCCCGATGAGCGCCTTGATCGAGCCGATGGCGGCCGGGTCGGCGGCCCCCGCGTCGCGCCGGGCGGCGGAGAGGGCGCGCAACTCGGTGGCGTCGCCGACCGCCGTGCCGGTGCCGTGTCCCTCGAAGAGCGGGACCGTGCCGATGCCGAAGCCGGCCCGCTGGTACGCCCGGTCCAGCGCCAGCCGGTAGCCCTGCGCCTCCGGGCGGGTCATCCCGCCGCGCCCGTCGGAGGAGACACCCCAGCCGGCGATCGTCGCGTGCACGGCGCGCCCCTGCGCCACCGCGTCGTCGTGGCGCATCAGGACGACCATCCCGCAGCCCTCGCCCGGCCAGAAGCC
This genomic window contains:
- a CDS encoding SDR family NAD(P)-dependent oxidoreductase, with amino-acid sequence MSRIAVVGMSCRYPEADSVADLWRNALSGRRAFRRLPPERMSLEDYWDADPAAPDRFYNRHAAVIEGYTFDRIRHRIAGSTYRSTDLTHWLALDVAGEALADAGWPDGAGLPRERTAVVVGNTLTGEFSRANVLRLRWPYVRRVLAAGLQEQGWPDRRIAEFLAVTEERYKSPFPPIDEDTLAGGLSNTIAGRICNHFDLGGGGWTVDAACASSLLSVVTAARALADGEVDVAVAGGVDLSIDPFEMVGFAKAGALARDEMRVYDERSQGFWPGEGCGMVVLMRHDDAVAQGRAVHATIAGWGVSSDGRGGMTRPEAQGYRLALDRAYQRAGFGIGTVPLFEGHGTGTAVGDATELRALSAARRDAGAADPAAIGSIKALIGHTKAAAGVAGLIKATMALRHAIVPPTAGCARPRAELTAADRTLRAAPVAEPWPDGAPLRAGVTAMGFGGINTHLVLEAGPSAVPERIRRQQLRLARHTQDAELLLLDAADPAALRERVAALLPPLARLSYGELTDLAGALAGEVRGRPTRLAVVAASPAEAVDRFERALAELDRGEEELFADGLALRRTLRPARLGFLFPGQGSGRSVDGGALARRFPAAAEVHRLAALPADADPVATEVAQPRIAAGSLAGLRVLTELGVEARVAVGHSLGEITALHWAGTVDAEALLRIAAARGAVMAGCREPGTMAGIAADDTATARLIGTEPVVVAGYNGPRQTVVAGPSDAVRRVCERATEAGVHWADLAVSHAFHSPLMASAAREFGDWLEGVRLAPPRRPVVSTVTGAELPSGTDLAALLRRQITDPVRFAAAVTEAGKRVDALVEVGPGQVLARMARELVDVPVFATGTDAPTLAGFLGTVGALWTLGVPVDHAALVSDRPIRPLDLAARRRFFANPCEAAPAAVVAAASAAGDETTPAAGDAERPATGDATAPAGPAADPLAVLRRLAASRAELPAESVGADTRLLDGLHLSSIAVGQLVNEAARELGLPAVQAPTNFATATLREIADALRELDPAAAPADRRVDGVAPWVRGFTVELAEEPVERITAGPTGPGGWQLYAPAGHRYAGALRDALAGAGVGGGVLLCPDDEVDLDLALRAVQAAVAQPPGSRLVVVQHGRGVAGLARTARLEGAGLHVTLVEAAPADDLVHRVVREVAATDGYAECHLGAEGTRRVPLLRPLPPPGPVREGPAGPPLRPDDVLLVTGGGKGITAECALALARDTGARLALLGRADPAADPELAANLTRMREAGVRSRYVRADVTDPKAVLAAVAEVREHLGPVAGVLHGAGVNRPAALGALDPDTLRATLAPKVDGLANVLAAVEPDELRLLVTFGSVIGRGGLPGEAHYALANDWLARLTAEAGRRSPGCRAVCLEWSVWSGVGMGERLSAVESLLRAGITPIPPDEGVRLLRQVLTLPRLPASVVVTGRTDGLDTLRHERRELPLLRFLERPLVQYDGVELVVEADLSAESDPYLAEHDLDGNLLLPAVLGMEAMAQVATALSGATGVPVLTGVSFSRPVVVARGGRTTVRIAAVQAEAGVVEVAIRSDETGFAVDHFRGTVRFEPDEGDREAPGVTGGLPPVPLQPGRDLYGDLLFQGDRFRRLVRYHRVASRRAEADVATTEDLRWFHAFLPQRLLLGDAGARDAFLHGIQVCVPDATLLPVAVDRVEPAGPKLAATEQVRFVAVEREHRDDTYRYDVTVLGAAGVVVERWLGLRLRAVRHRPAALPWPPALLGPALERRLGRLLDADLAVVVEPRPDGTGGARREVTATAVGRAVGRPVRLRYRPDGRPEEVNGRHVSAAHSDVASLLVAGAGPLACDLEVVRPRPAEVWADLLGRHAGLAGQVAADLGEDPDVAATRVWCAKECLVKAGLPVDAPLTVAGADGEWVLVRSGRVTVATGPVRLIGEPQPVVVAVLTATGV